One window from the genome of Rariglobus hedericola encodes:
- a CDS encoding ABC transporter ATP-binding protein has protein sequence MSDIILSASGLHKTYLSGERRLEVLRDVTLSVNDGESVSIRGESGSGKSTLLHLLAGLDAPDQGEVRWAGSTDTGASRRVAFLGMVFQSFYLIPELDAQGNVLMAARMLGKVGAAEKKRAQDLLARVGLADRAHHLPSQLSGGERQRVAVARALMNSPRLILADEPTGNLDEKTGDSIIDLLLGLCAEQRIALVLVTHNAVHAARASRTVFMRDGVLQ, from the coding sequence ATGAGTGACATTATTCTTTCGGCCTCCGGCCTGCATAAAACCTACCTCAGCGGCGAACGCCGTCTGGAGGTGCTGCGCGACGTCACGCTCTCGGTGAATGACGGCGAGAGCGTATCGATCCGCGGTGAATCCGGCTCCGGCAAATCGACACTGCTTCATCTCCTCGCGGGCTTGGACGCGCCCGATCAGGGCGAGGTGCGCTGGGCCGGTTCGACAGACACCGGTGCCAGCCGTCGCGTCGCGTTTCTCGGCATGGTGTTCCAGTCGTTCTATCTCATTCCCGAGCTCGATGCGCAGGGCAACGTGCTCATGGCGGCCCGTATGCTCGGCAAAGTCGGCGCTGCCGAAAAGAAGCGCGCGCAAGACCTGCTCGCCCGCGTTGGCCTGGCGGATCGCGCGCATCATCTGCCGTCGCAGCTCTCCGGCGGCGAGCGCCAGCGCGTAGCCGTGGCGCGCGCCTTGATGAACTCTCCGCGACTGATCCTCGCCGATGAACCCACGGGTAATCTCGACGAGAAGACCGGTGACTCGATCATCGACCTGTTGCTCGGCTTGTGCGCCGAACAACGCATCGCGCTCGTTCTGGTGACCCACAATGCAGTCCACGCCGCCCGCGCCTCGCGCACGGTTTTTATGCGCGACGGCGTGCTGCAATAA
- a CDS encoding Gfo/Idh/MocA family protein, translating to MSFFSSPKPKVKCGVIGVGSLGQHHARIYAALPNVEFMGIFEANDERAKEICARHNCHRFATIEELGAACDAVSVVVPTDKHEQVALPLLAQKCHLLIEKPITATLEEAERVLAAAQANNCIVQVGHIEHFNPVMSFMEKHIDRPGYITAERLAPYTPRGTEVGVVLDLMIHDIGIVLALAKSPIRKIDSVGISVLSKTEDIANARIEFESGCVANLSASRMSIKKNREIRIFQDNAYLSLDFMNQKGHLVKKNDLIAYGVKLKVGLAKAGDSSSIPVQEIPIEKDEPLKLELQHFTESVAELKQPKVGAALGKTALEVAIQITEQIKAARK from the coding sequence GTGAGCTTTTTTTCCTCTCCCAAACCCAAGGTGAAGTGCGGCGTGATCGGTGTCGGCTCGCTTGGCCAGCATCACGCGCGCATCTACGCGGCGCTGCCCAACGTCGAGTTCATGGGCATCTTCGAGGCGAACGACGAACGGGCGAAGGAGATTTGCGCGCGGCACAACTGTCATCGTTTCGCCACGATTGAAGAGCTCGGTGCGGCGTGTGATGCCGTCTCGGTCGTCGTTCCCACGGATAAACATGAACAGGTCGCGCTGCCGCTGCTCGCACAAAAGTGCCATCTGCTGATCGAAAAACCCATCACCGCCACGTTGGAGGAAGCCGAGCGCGTGCTCGCCGCCGCGCAGGCGAACAACTGCATCGTGCAGGTGGGGCACATCGAACACTTTAACCCGGTGATGAGTTTCATGGAGAAACACATCGACCGTCCCGGCTACATCACGGCGGAGCGTCTCGCGCCTTACACGCCACGTGGCACCGAGGTCGGCGTGGTCTTGGATTTGATGATCCATGACATCGGCATCGTGCTCGCCTTGGCAAAGTCCCCGATCCGTAAAATCGACAGCGTGGGCATTAGCGTGCTTTCGAAGACCGAGGACATCGCCAATGCGCGCATCGAATTTGAAAGCGGCTGCGTGGCGAATCTCAGCGCGAGCCGCATGAGCATTAAGAAGAATCGCGAGATCCGCATCTTCCAGGACAACGCCTACCTGTCGCTCGATTTCATGAACCAGAAGGGACATCTGGTGAAGAAGAACGATCTCATCGCCTACGGAGTGAAACTCAAAGTGGGTCTGGCGAAAGCCGGTGACTCCAGCTCGATTCCGGTGCAAGAAATTCCGATCGAGAAGGACGAGCCGCTAAAACTGGAGTTGCAGCATTTCACTGAAAGCGTCGCCGAATTGAAGCAGCCGAAGGTCGGCGCGGCGCTGGGCAAAACCGCGCTGGAAGTGGCCATTCAGATCACCGAACAGATCAAGGCCGCGCGTAAGTGA
- the lpxB gene encoding lipid-A-disaccharide synthase — MSTAEPFHLPPPAKGRVDLLVIAGEHSGDQHAATMVRELHAQKPGLSVVALGGPELAKAGAQVLHDMTASSVVGFVEVLKNYPFFKALFEEMLRWIAEHKPRAICFVDYPGLNLRLAKALRERGLSVKGGGTIKILYYISPQIWAWKAKRRFTMARDLDALAVIFPFEVECYGDTSLPVEFVGHPFLDDDHEAPVCYDPSAPILLLPGSRKQAVGRIFPLLLAGHAAYGKRDAVVLYPSELIKDVLLAANPPANVKLLPTGSPVAASAVLTSSGTMSMHCSLAAIPGAVVYRANPLTYIMGRMLVKVPYLGIANLLLKEPMYPEYIQGAATPKALAAELDACLRNIDRLITTQAQAEKLRALLRRPAGGTVADWVLRKMT, encoded by the coding sequence ATGAGCACTGCTGAACCATTCCATCTGCCGCCGCCTGCGAAGGGTCGTGTGGATTTGCTGGTGATCGCGGGTGAGCACTCGGGTGACCAACATGCCGCCACCATGGTGCGCGAGTTGCATGCGCAGAAGCCGGGACTTTCGGTCGTCGCGCTCGGCGGTCCCGAATTGGCCAAGGCCGGCGCGCAGGTGCTGCACGACATGACGGCCTCGTCCGTCGTTGGGTTTGTCGAGGTGTTGAAAAACTATCCGTTCTTCAAAGCACTCTTCGAAGAGATGCTGCGCTGGATCGCGGAGCACAAACCACGGGCGATCTGCTTCGTGGATTATCCCGGTTTGAACCTGCGTCTGGCGAAGGCCCTGCGTGAACGCGGTCTTTCGGTGAAGGGCGGCGGAACCATCAAGATTCTCTACTACATCTCGCCGCAAATCTGGGCATGGAAAGCGAAGCGTCGTTTCACGATGGCGCGCGATCTGGATGCGCTCGCGGTGATTTTCCCCTTCGAGGTCGAGTGTTATGGGGATACTTCGCTGCCGGTGGAATTCGTCGGACATCCGTTTCTCGATGACGATCACGAGGCTCCGGTTTGCTACGATCCGTCGGCTCCGATCCTTTTGCTGCCGGGCAGTCGCAAACAGGCGGTCGGGCGGATTTTTCCTCTGCTGCTCGCGGGCCATGCGGCCTACGGAAAACGCGACGCGGTCGTGCTGTATCCGAGTGAGCTCATCAAAGACGTGCTGCTCGCGGCGAATCCTCCGGCCAATGTGAAGCTGTTGCCCACGGGTTCGCCGGTGGCGGCCTCGGCCGTGCTCACTTCGAGCGGCACGATGTCGATGCATTGTTCGCTCGCGGCGATTCCGGGCGCGGTCGTGTATCGGGCCAATCCGCTCACTTACATCATGGGCCGCATGCTCGTAAAGGTGCCGTATCTGGGCATCGCGAACCTGCTGCTTAAAGAGCCGATGTATCCCGAGTATATTCAAGGCGCGGCCACACCGAAGGCACTCGCGGCGGAGTTGGACGCGTGCCTGCGCAACATTGACCGTCTCATCACCACGCAGGCTCAGGCGGAGAAACTCCGTGCACTCTTACGACGTCCGGCCGGCGGCACGGTGGCGGACTGGGTGTTGCGCAAAATGACCTGA
- the hemA gene encoding glutamyl-tRNA reductase, whose protein sequence is MSSPVLFLLGASHHKTPLELREKLALSPERLPAFHQAAAALPGMREIAVLNTCNRVEFYGTAESGDTVHRLRETFCAFQDFPADAFATISHQAGGLPAIEHLLTVASGLDSQMLGETEILGQVKDAYADAQTRGTTGPVLNRVFQKAFQHAKYVRTHTAINAGHISVANVAVDLALKIFGDLASTRILLLGAGDIGEKTAKAFQSSCAGSLTVASRTLGRAMELATTLNATALPWEHMTTHLGEYSIVVGSTAAPDVVVTLADAAAAIKKRPADPLFFIDLALPRDIDAAVAKLDNVFLYNLDDLAKIAEANLAARTGEVVQARKIVSEKSAALWKQIESQAGGSLE, encoded by the coding sequence ATGAGTTCGCCCGTGCTTTTTTTGCTTGGCGCGAGTCATCACAAGACGCCGCTTGAATTGCGCGAAAAACTCGCGCTCTCACCGGAACGCCTGCCCGCGTTTCACCAAGCCGCCGCGGCACTCCCCGGCATGCGTGAAATCGCCGTGCTCAACACCTGCAATCGCGTCGAGTTTTACGGCACCGCCGAGTCGGGTGACACCGTTCACCGGCTGCGCGAGACGTTTTGCGCGTTCCAGGATTTTCCGGCCGACGCCTTCGCCACCATCAGTCATCAAGCCGGCGGACTTCCCGCGATCGAACACCTGCTCACCGTGGCCTCGGGCCTCGATTCCCAGATGCTCGGCGAAACCGAAATCCTCGGTCAGGTGAAGGACGCCTACGCCGACGCCCAGACGCGCGGCACGACCGGTCCGGTGTTGAACCGCGTTTTCCAGAAGGCGTTTCAGCACGCCAAATACGTCCGCACGCACACCGCAATCAACGCCGGGCACATCAGCGTGGCCAACGTCGCGGTCGATCTCGCGCTCAAGATCTTCGGTGACCTCGCTTCAACCCGCATCCTGCTGCTCGGCGCGGGCGACATTGGTGAAAAAACCGCCAAGGCCTTTCAGAGCAGTTGCGCCGGTTCGCTCACAGTTGCCAGTCGCACCCTCGGCCGCGCGATGGAACTCGCCACGACACTCAACGCCACCGCGCTGCCGTGGGAACACATGACGACGCACCTCGGCGAATACTCGATTGTCGTAGGTTCGACCGCCGCGCCCGATGTCGTAGTCACGCTCGCCGATGCCGCGGCCGCCATTAAAAAACGCCCGGCTGACCCGTTGTTCTTCATCGATCTCGCCCTCCCGCGCGACATCGATGCAGCCGTCGCCAAACTGGACAACGTCTTCCTCTACAACCTCGACGACCTCGCCAAGATCGCCGAGGCCAACCTCGCCGCCCGCACCGGCGAAGTCGTGCAAGCCCGCAAGATTGTCTCCGAAAAATCCGCGGCACTCTGGAAGCAAATCGAGTCCCAAGCCGGCGGCAGCTTGGAGTGA
- a CDS encoding cytochrome C assembly family protein has protein sequence MLHFTDRTWLWFAAACYLTGFVLGTVAVIRERKLSRALMYFIISAGFTLQTFGLYQRGLEVKGCPLGNTFELFQFIAWSAIALYLVIGATFRLSLLGYFTSVLAAALTLVSLAFPAWDATRRVNIFGGNAWIEFHAALALFSYGVFCLLTLTALMYVLQVFSLKRHHLHGLFSFLPSIRELDHICLRLLTAGVVLLTASLGVGAVYWLGDTSTVNTTKLAVTVAIWAAYAITLILRLRNRLIGKRLSWTLLILFAALLATLPLVSGSHVAP, from the coding sequence ATGCTTCACTTCACCGATCGCACCTGGCTCTGGTTTGCCGCCGCGTGTTACCTCACGGGGTTTGTGCTGGGCACCGTAGCGGTCATCCGTGAACGCAAGCTCTCCCGTGCGTTGATGTATTTCATCATCTCCGCCGGTTTCACGCTGCAAACCTTCGGCCTCTATCAGCGCGGCCTTGAGGTCAAAGGCTGCCCGCTGGGCAACACGTTTGAACTTTTTCAGTTCATCGCCTGGTCGGCCATCGCGCTCTATCTGGTCATCGGTGCCACGTTCCGGCTGAGCCTGCTCGGTTATTTCACGTCCGTCCTTGCCGCCGCGCTTACGTTGGTCTCTCTCGCCTTTCCCGCTTGGGATGCGACCCGCCGCGTCAACATTTTTGGCGGCAATGCCTGGATCGAATTCCACGCCGCTCTCGCCCTTTTTAGCTACGGTGTGTTTTGCCTGCTCACGCTTACCGCGCTCATGTATGTGCTGCAGGTGTTCAGCCTGAAACGTCATCACCTGCACGGTCTGTTTTCCTTTCTTCCGTCCATCCGCGAGCTCGATCACATCTGCCTGCGCCTGCTCACCGCGGGTGTCGTGCTGTTAACCGCATCACTCGGCGTCGGCGCGGTTTATTGGCTCGGCGACACGTCCACGGTCAATACCACCAAGCTCGCCGTGACCGTCGCGATCTGGGCCGCTTACGCCATCACGCTCATCCTGCGACTCAGAAACCGTCTAATCGGAAAACGCCTCTCCTGGACGTTGCTGATTCTTTTTGCCGCCCTGCTTGCCACCCTGCCTCTCGTCAGCGGCAGCCATGTCGCCCCATGA
- a CDS encoding class I SAM-dependent methyltransferase encodes MPSVLKKISAATVREDFNDPIAVVHYARAAHSLGLWKSEKLLIERFFTDKSARLIEAGCGAGRVTVGLWELGYHNLVAFDFAEELVDQARALAEERSAAIPIHHADATHPLCNLISDKPFEGALFMFNGLMQIPGRANRRLALKNIAAVCLPGAPLLFTTHDRDHSRVERASWKLETLRWEQGKQDPRLVEFGDRYFEDDVGRTFMHLPDRTEILEDLAAAGWTHDYDSMRRDLVRESRAVVDFSDECRFWAAQRS; translated from the coding sequence GTGCCCTCTGTGTTAAAAAAAATCTCCGCCGCGACCGTCCGCGAGGACTTCAACGATCCCATCGCGGTCGTCCACTACGCCCGCGCCGCGCACAGCCTCGGACTCTGGAAATCCGAGAAGCTGCTCATCGAGCGTTTCTTCACCGATAAGTCCGCGCGCCTCATCGAAGCCGGCTGCGGCGCCGGTCGCGTGACGGTCGGACTCTGGGAACTCGGCTATCACAACCTGGTCGCTTTCGACTTCGCCGAGGAACTCGTGGACCAAGCCCGCGCCCTCGCCGAAGAACGCTCCGCCGCGATCCCCATCCACCACGCCGACGCCACCCACCCCCTCTGTAACTTAATAAGTGACAAACCGTTTGAAGGCGCCCTCTTCATGTTCAACGGCCTGATGCAGATTCCCGGCCGTGCAAATCGTCGGCTCGCGTTGAAAAATATCGCCGCCGTATGCCTTCCAGGCGCGCCGCTGCTCTTCACCACTCACGACCGCGACCACTCGCGCGTCGAACGCGCTTCGTGGAAACTAGAAACCCTTCGCTGGGAACAGGGGAAACAGGACCCGCGCCTCGTCGAGTTCGGCGACCGCTACTTCGAGGACGATGTTGGCCGCACCTTCATGCATCTGCCCGACCGCACTGAAATTCTCGAAGACCTAGCCGCGGCCGGGTGGACACACGACTACGATTCGATGCGCCGCGACCTCGTCCGCGAATCCCGCGCCGTCGTGGACTTCTCCGACGAGTGTCGTTTTTGGGCCGCCCAGCGTTCCTAG
- a CDS encoding RsmB/NOP family class I SAM-dependent RNA methyltransferase: MSDSALLSRATLIIDQVSAEKPADYVLRGVLGADKDLHPSEKRDISRAVFIYYRWLNWLDKSASTQSRVASALDLQRKFDTDPSYFKTETLAARAVPEWVHSEIDLTSDYLRHLQSDSALWIRVQKEFAAALPRSLGNLAPSPSPLVPEARRDTTLRYTGQTDLFKTSEFHQGVFEIQDLASQLVGYAANPKSTETWWDTCAGEGGKTLHLSELMENKGLIWASDRNTGRLATLRKRAGRAQAFNYRAVTWNGGPFLPTKTKFDGILIDAPCSGVGTWQRNPHARWTTTPNDVKELAEIQLQLLNHAAPALKPGGRLVYAVCTLTKSETTKVANAFSAAHPDFIPDPVLGQGPQLHLWPHELNANGMFIAAWKRKA, from the coding sequence ATGTCCGACTCCGCCCTCCTCAGCCGCGCCACCCTCATCATCGACCAAGTCTCGGCCGAAAAACCCGCCGACTACGTGCTGCGCGGCGTGCTCGGCGCGGACAAAGACCTCCACCCCTCCGAAAAACGCGACATCTCCCGCGCTGTCTTCATCTACTACCGCTGGCTGAACTGGCTCGATAAATCCGCCTCCACCCAGAGCCGCGTCGCCTCCGCCCTCGATCTCCAGCGCAAGTTCGACACCGACCCGTCCTACTTCAAAACCGAGACCCTCGCCGCCCGTGCCGTCCCCGAGTGGGTCCACTCCGAGATCGATCTCACCTCCGACTACCTCCGCCACCTTCAGTCGGACTCCGCCCTCTGGATCCGCGTCCAAAAAGAATTCGCCGCCGCCCTCCCCCGCTCCTTGGGCAACCTCGCGCCTTCGCCCTCGCCGCTCGTCCCGGAAGCCCGTCGCGACACCACGCTGCGTTACACCGGCCAGACCGATCTCTTCAAAACCTCCGAATTCCACCAAGGTGTTTTCGAAATCCAAGACCTCGCGTCACAGCTTGTTGGATACGCCGCGAACCCCAAGTCCACCGAGACTTGGTGGGACACCTGCGCCGGCGAAGGCGGCAAAACGCTCCACCTCTCCGAGCTGATGGAAAACAAAGGCCTCATCTGGGCGAGCGACCGCAACACCGGCCGCCTCGCCACGCTCCGCAAGCGCGCCGGCCGCGCCCAAGCCTTCAACTACCGCGCCGTCACTTGGAACGGCGGCCCGTTCCTTCCGACTAAAACCAAGTTCGACGGCATCCTCATCGACGCCCCGTGCAGCGGAGTCGGCACCTGGCAGCGCAACCCGCACGCCCGCTGGACGACCACGCCCAACGACGTGAAGGAACTCGCCGAGATTCAGCTTCAGCTTCTCAACCACGCCGCGCCCGCCTTGAAGCCCGGCGGCCGCTTGGTTTACGCCGTCTGCACGCTCACCAAGAGCGAGACGACCAAAGTCGCCAACGCCTTCAGCGCCGCTCACCCCGACTTCATTCCCGATCCCGTCCTCGGCCAAGGCCCGCAACTCCACCTCTGGCCGCACGAGCTCAACGCCAATGGCATGTTCATCGCCGCGTGGAAACGTAAGGCCTGA